One window of the Streptococcus parasanguinis ATCC 15912 genome contains the following:
- the rplP gene encoding 50S ribosomal protein L16 produces MLVPKRVKHRREFRGKMRGEAKGGKEVAFGEYGLQATTSHWITNRQIEAARIAMTRYMKRGGKVWIKIFPHKSYTAKAIGVRMGSGKGAPEGWVAPVKRGKVMFEIAGVSEEIAREALRLASHKLPVKTKFVKREAE; encoded by the coding sequence ATGTTAGTACCTAAACGTGTAAAACACCGTCGCGAATTCCGTGGTAAAATGCGCGGTGAAGCAAAAGGTGGAAAAGAAGTAGCATTCGGTGAATACGGTCTTCAAGCTACAACTAGCCACTGGATCACAAACCGTCAAATCGAAGCTGCTCGTATCGCCATGACTCGTTACATGAAACGTGGTGGTAAAGTTTGGATTAAGATTTTCCCACACAAATCATACACCGCTAAAGCTATCGGGGTACGTATGGGATCTGGTAAAGGGGCTCCTGAAGGTTGGGTAGCACCAGTTAAACGTGGTAAAGTGATGTTCGAAATCGCTGGTGTATCTGAAGAGATCGCACGCGAAGCACTTCGTCTTGCTAGCCACAAATTGCCAGTTAAAACTAAATTTGTGAAACGTGAAGCAGAATAA
- the rpmC gene encoding 50S ribosomal protein L29, protein MKLTEVKEFVKELRGLSQEELAKRENELKKELFELRFQAAAGQLEQTGRLKEVKKQIARIKTVQSEAK, encoded by the coding sequence ATGAAACTTACAGAAGTAAAAGAATTTGTTAAAGAACTTCGTGGTCTTTCTCAAGAAGAACTCGCGAAGCGTGAAAATGAATTGAAGAAAGAATTGTTTGAACTTCGTTTCCAAGCAGCTGCTGGTCAATTGGAACAAACTGGACGTTTGAAAGAAGTGAAAAAACAAATCGCTCGTATCAAAACTGTTCAATCAGAAGCTAAATAA
- the rpsQ gene encoding 30S ribosomal protein S17: MERNNRKVLVGRVVSDKMDKTITVVVETKRNHPVYGKRINYSKKYKAHDENNVAKEGDIVRIMETRPLSATKRFRLVEVVEKAVII, from the coding sequence ATGGAACGCAATAATCGTAAAGTTCTTGTTGGACGCGTTGTGTCTGACAAAATGGACAAAACAATCACAGTTGTAGTTGAAACTAAACGTAACCACCCAGTCTATGGTAAACGTATCAACTATTCTAAAAAATACAAAGCTCATGATGAAAACAATGTTGCTAAAGAAGGCGATATCGTTCGTATCATGGAAACTCGTCCGCTTTCAGCTACAAAACGCTTCCGTCTTGTAGAAGTCGTTGAAAAAGCGGTCATCATCTAA
- the rplN gene encoding 50S ribosomal protein L14, whose protein sequence is MIQTETRLKVADNSGAREILTIKVLGGSKRKFASIGDVIVASVKQATPGGAVKKGDVVKAVIVRTKSGARRKDGSYIKFDENAAVIIRDDKTPRGTRIFGPVARELRDGGFMKIVSLAPEVL, encoded by the coding sequence ATGATTCAAACAGAAACTCGTTTGAAAGTCGCTGACAACAGTGGCGCACGCGAAATCTTGACAATCAAAGTTCTTGGTGGTTCAAAACGTAAATTCGCGAGCATCGGTGATGTAATCGTTGCATCTGTAAAACAAGCTACTCCTGGTGGTGCGGTTAAGAAAGGTGACGTTGTAAAAGCTGTTATCGTTCGTACTAAATCAGGTGCTCGTCGTAAAGATGGTTCATACATCAAGTTTGACGAAAATGCAGCAGTGATCATCCGTGACGACAAAACTCCTCGCGGAACTCGTATCTTTGGCCCAGTTGCACGTGAATTGCGTGACGGTGGTTTCATGAAGATCGTATCACTTGCTCCAGAAGTACTTTAA
- the rplX gene encoding 50S ribosomal protein L24 — protein MFVKKGDKVRVIAGKDKGVEAVVLTALPKVNKVVVEGVNIIKKHQRPNNENPQGAIVEKEAPIHASNVQVLDKNGVAGRVGYKFVDGKKVRYNKKSGEVLD, from the coding sequence ATGTTTGTAAAAAAAGGCGACAAAGTTCGCGTTATCGCTGGTAAAGACAAAGGCGTAGAAGCTGTTGTTCTTACTGCTCTTCCAAAAGTAAATAAAGTTGTTGTAGAAGGTGTAAACATCATCAAGAAACACCAACGTCCAAATAACGAAAACCCTCAAGGCGCAATCGTTGAAAAAGAAGCTCCAATCCATGCTTCTAACGTTCAAGTTTTGGACAAAAACGGTGTTGCTGGACGTGTTGGCTACAAATTTGTAGACGGCAAAAAAGTTCGCTACAACAAAAAATCAGGCGAAGTGCTTGACTAA
- the rplE gene encoding 50S ribosomal protein L5 encodes MANRLKEKYLNEVVPSLTEQFNYSSVMAVPKVDKIVLNMGVGDAVSNAKNLEKAAEELALISGQKPLITKAKKSIAGFRLREGVAIGAKVTLRGERMYEFLDKLVTVSLPRVRDFHGVPTKSFDGRGNYTLGVKEQLIFPEINFDDVDKTRGLDIVIVTTANTDEESRALLTGLGMPFAK; translated from the coding sequence ATGGCTAATCGTTTAAAAGAAAAATACCTTAATGAAGTAGTACCATCATTGACTGAACAGTTCAACTATTCATCAGTTATGGCTGTGCCAAAAGTTGATAAAATCGTTTTGAACATGGGTGTTGGTGACGCAGTATCAAATGCTAAAAACCTTGAAAAAGCTGCTGAAGAGCTTGCTTTGATCTCAGGTCAAAAACCATTGATTACTAAGGCTAAAAAATCAATCGCCGGCTTCCGTCTTCGTGAAGGTGTTGCGATCGGTGCAAAAGTTACCCTTCGTGGTGAACGCATGTACGAATTCTTGGATAAATTGGTAACAGTTTCACTTCCACGTGTACGTGACTTCCATGGTGTTCCAACAAAATCATTTGATGGACGCGGGAACTACACACTTGGTGTGAAAGAACAATTGATCTTCCCAGAAATCAACTTTGATGATGTTGATAAAACTCGTGGTTTGGATATCGTAATCGTAACTACAGCGAACACAGACGAAGAATCACGTGCATTGCTTACTGGCCTCGGTATGCCGTTTGCAAAATAA
- a CDS encoding type Z 30S ribosomal protein S14: MAKKSMIAKNKRPAKFSTQAYTRCERCGRPHSVYRKFKLCRVCFRELAYKGQIPGVTKASW; the protein is encoded by the coding sequence ATGGCTAAAAAATCTATGATTGCTAAGAACAAACGCCCAGCGAAGTTCTCTACTCAAGCATACACTCGCTGTGAACGTTGTGGACGTCCACACTCAGTTTACCGCAAGTTTAAACTTTGCCGTGTTTGCTTCCGTGAATTGGCATACAAAGGTCAAATCCCAGGTGTCACAAAAGCATCTTGGTAA